Proteins from a single region of Candidatus Bathyarchaeia archaeon:
- a CDS encoding Gfo/Idh/MocA family oxidoreductase: MKRVGAGVIGTGFWGENQVRVLRQNPKCNLVGICDANRERARQVGSKYSVPWYTDTQEFLRISEIEAVTVATPTHTHFQVGTRVLEAGKNLLVEKPMTGNQEQARKLVRTSSKAGLKLMVGFIERFNPGVRFVKELLTQKAAGQVIIATGRRVARWPIRIGDVGVIKDTAIHDIDIIRFLLEDNVSVVYAQTGSLKHSFEDYAEIMLRFSRGVTGFLDANWLTPRKVRTLIITGSEATINLDYITQEITVENSKMMTKPYIRYDEPLRLELEYFMKVVRDDLDPIPSGEDAIEAIRVCDTALKSGKTRTACKN, encoded by the coding sequence ATGAAACGTGTCGGCGCTGGCGTTATAGGAACCGGATTCTGGGGAGAGAATCAGGTCCGAGTCCTCCGCCAAAATCCAAAGTGCAATCTTGTTGGAATCTGCGACGCTAATCGCGAGCGAGCACGACAGGTTGGCTCGAAATACTCGGTTCCATGGTATACCGACACACAGGAGTTTCTGCGCATTTCCGAAATAGAAGCCGTGACTGTCGCAACACCTACACATACTCACTTTCAAGTCGGGACGAGAGTTCTCGAGGCCGGAAAGAACCTCTTGGTCGAGAAACCAATGACAGGTAACCAGGAACAAGCTCGCAAGCTCGTCCGCACGAGTTCAAAAGCCGGGTTGAAGCTTATGGTCGGATTTATTGAACGGTTCAACCCGGGAGTTCGATTTGTCAAGGAGCTACTGACCCAGAAGGCTGCAGGACAGGTCATTATCGCCACTGGCAGGCGTGTCGCTCGTTGGCCAATCAGGATAGGAGACGTTGGAGTAATCAAAGATACGGCAATACATGACATTGACATCATACGGTTTCTGCTAGAAGACAATGTCTCAGTAGTCTACGCTCAGACCGGATCCTTGAAGCACTCTTTTGAGGACTACGCAGAGATCATGCTACGGTTCAGCCGAGGCGTCACGGGATTCCTGGACGCGAACTGGTTAACACCTCGCAAAGTTCGCACCCTGATAATTACGGGGAGCGAGGCTACAATAAATTTGGACTACATAACTCAAGAGATTACGGTTGAAAATTCAAAAATGATGACCAAACCGTACATTCGATATGATGAGCCGTTGCGTTTGGAACTTGAATACTTCATGAAGGTCGTGAGGGATGATCTTGACCCCATCCCATCTGGGGAAGATGCCATTGAAGCCATTCGTGTATGTGACACGGCCTTGAAATCTGGCAAGACGAGAACCGCATGTAAGAACTGA
- a CDS encoding ketopantoate reductase family protein, whose amino-acid sequence MHFGIVGAGAIGCLFGARLRMAGHDVTLVHHDPVVVRAIKRNGIRLQDLDRTLTEVRVSVRKGPTKLLGTDVLIIAVKAYDTRVVATSYRGIVPPETNILSLQNGLGNVETLQSSFKNEVLAASTTEGALSSGPGYVTHTGRGLTLVGPTGRTDSSLRIKMAFDGAGFRTRTSSNIRGVLWTKAIVNAAINPLSSLTRLPNGALAKNRVIHGIAQRAIDEGILVSHAARVRLVGDPRKLWRKILLSTKPNKSSMLQDIERGRTTEIRQLNGAIVSRGRRARIKTPVNEILTELVLGMEESSSTPMSNN is encoded by the coding sequence TTGCACTTCGGCATTGTCGGCGCAGGAGCCATTGGTTGTCTCTTCGGCGCAAGATTGAGAATGGCGGGGCACGATGTCACACTAGTACATCACGACCCAGTTGTAGTCCGAGCCATCAAGAGGAATGGTATTAGGCTCCAAGACCTAGACCGAACCCTCACCGAGGTTCGCGTATCCGTTCGAAAGGGTCCAACAAAGCTACTCGGAACAGACGTTCTGATTATTGCGGTGAAAGCCTACGACACCAGAGTAGTAGCCACGAGTTATCGCGGAATCGTGCCTCCTGAGACCAACATCTTGAGTCTTCAAAACGGCCTCGGCAATGTTGAGACCCTACAATCCTCGTTCAAAAACGAAGTTCTCGCAGCATCCACCACGGAAGGAGCACTCTCATCAGGCCCAGGATACGTGACGCATACGGGGAGAGGGCTGACGCTTGTTGGACCCACAGGAAGAACAGATTCCAGCTTGCGCATCAAGATGGCGTTCGACGGAGCCGGATTTAGGACAAGAACCAGTTCCAACATCCGCGGAGTGCTGTGGACGAAAGCCATCGTCAATGCAGCAATAAACCCGCTTTCAAGTTTGACCAGGCTACCCAATGGTGCGCTGGCCAAGAACCGGGTGATCCACGGGATCGCCCAACGCGCAATAGACGAAGGGATCTTGGTTAGCCATGCCGCACGCGTTCGACTTGTCGGAGATCCTAGAAAACTATGGCGGAAGATCTTGTTGTCAACTAAACCCAACAAGTCTTCAATGCTCCAAGACATAGAAAGAGGCAGGACTACGGAAATTAGACAACTAAATGGCGCAATAGTTTCCCGTGGAAGAAGAGCGCGAATTAAGACGCCCGTAAACGAGATCTTAACAGAACTGGTGTTGGGTATGGAAGAATCGTCTAGTACGCCAATGTCGAACAACTAA
- the panB gene encoding 3-methyl-2-oxobutanoate hydroxymethyltransferase, producing MKGNSNTERKKVTVADFLKMKTQGQRIVMVTSYDYPTSIIADDVGVDSILVGDSYGMVVLGYDTTIPVTVEELLPVCQAVKRGASHSLLIGDMPFLSFQISEEDAIRNAGRFIKEGRMEAVKIEGGREMAHISKAVSNAGIPVLGHIGLTPQTATLHGGYRIQGKSAQSGKGLVEDAKSLEEAGVFGIVLELVTEEVAKVITQTVSIPTIGIGSGRYCDGQVLVLHDILGLYPRFVPKFAKQYADVASTIKKAMGEYASEVRQGNFPGEKHVFKMEDSERNKLDSS from the coding sequence ATGAAGGGAAATTCTAACACAGAGAGAAAGAAAGTAACGGTAGCCGACTTTTTGAAAATGAAGACTCAGGGTCAGCGGATCGTAATGGTGACGTCATATGATTACCCCACATCAATTATCGCAGATGATGTCGGAGTTGACTCGATCCTCGTCGGAGACTCCTACGGGATGGTCGTTCTAGGCTACGACACAACTATTCCCGTAACGGTCGAAGAACTTCTTCCAGTATGCCAAGCAGTCAAGAGAGGTGCGAGTCATTCACTGTTAATCGGCGATATGCCGTTCCTTAGCTTTCAAATCTCTGAAGAGGATGCGATAAGAAACGCGGGACGTTTCATCAAGGAAGGAAGAATGGAGGCAGTCAAAATCGAAGGAGGAAGGGAAATGGCACATATTTCGAAGGCAGTTTCGAACGCGGGCATACCTGTGCTCGGACACATCGGGCTCACGCCGCAAACCGCAACTCTCCATGGAGGGTATAGAATTCAGGGAAAGAGCGCTCAATCTGGAAAAGGACTCGTTGAGGATGCCAAGTCATTGGAAGAAGCGGGAGTGTTCGGGATTGTTCTTGAACTGGTCACCGAAGAAGTGGCAAAAGTCATCACGCAAACCGTTTCAATCCCGACCATTGGTATTGGCTCGGGGAGATACTGCGATGGCCAAGTACTCGTCTTGCACGACATTCTCGGACTCTACCCTAGATTTGTGCCAAAATTCGCAAAGCAATACGCAGATGTTGCCTCAACGATAAAAAAAGCCATGGGGGAATACGCATCAGAGGTCCGTCAAGGAAACTTTCCCGGAGAGAAACACGTCTTCAAAATGGAAGACTCAGAACGGAACAAGCTCGACTCAAGCTAG
- a CDS encoding phosphopantothenate/pantothenate synthetase — MKISPNHPRFRSLQTREQLVRGFQNGIVATQGLIAHGRGEAFDYLFGEITPKSSRLSTEAAAAFLLSARNPVISINGNTAALVPRDIVKLANLVPAGLEVNLFHRSLVRERRIDSLLRRNGAKQVLGVNARPRIRIRGVASARRSVDAAGIGDADVVLIPLEDGDRAEALRKAGKAVIAIDLNPMSRTSRAASVTIVDNIIRAIPELLRITLRMKPLSKSRLNKMSSKFDNEENLARAMKDLIHYMQGWA, encoded by the coding sequence TTGAAAATATCACCCAACCACCCCCGGTTTAGATCCCTTCAGACTAGAGAGCAACTTGTCCGAGGATTTCAAAACGGAATCGTGGCAACGCAGGGTTTGATCGCCCACGGCCGTGGAGAGGCCTTCGATTATCTGTTTGGTGAGATCACGCCAAAATCCTCTCGGCTGTCGACCGAGGCCGCCGCTGCGTTTCTACTGAGCGCAAGAAACCCGGTGATATCCATCAACGGCAACACTGCCGCTCTCGTACCACGAGATATCGTCAAACTTGCGAATCTAGTCCCTGCCGGGCTGGAAGTAAATCTGTTTCACAGAAGCCTCGTCCGAGAACGAAGAATCGATTCCTTGCTCAGGCGCAATGGCGCGAAGCAAGTGCTTGGGGTGAACGCCAGACCCAGAATTCGGATCCGAGGAGTGGCCAGCGCAAGACGCAGCGTCGATGCCGCGGGAATAGGTGACGCTGATGTTGTATTGATCCCGCTGGAAGACGGCGACCGAGCTGAAGCACTTAGAAAGGCTGGCAAAGCAGTGATAGCGATAGACCTCAATCCAATGTCGCGAACTTCGCGGGCCGCCTCAGTCACTATTGTCGACAATATCATCCGAGCTATTCCGGAATTGCTTCGCATCACGCTGAGAATGAAACCTCTTTCGAAGTCCAGACTAAACAAAATGTCATCAAAATTCGACAATGAGGAGAATCTTGCGAGAGCAATGAAGGATCTTATCCACTACATGCAAGGATGGGCCTAG
- a CDS encoding NDP-sugar synthase, whose protein sequence is MILAGGFATRLRPLSCSKPKLLFPIVGVPLVELMARWLSSGGVDQIILAVNHLSERLKVEVAHSIGGATVTFSAEESPLGTAGPILLAANRLGVDDPFFVINGDIVSDIDIRGMLALHQEKNADATIALVSVRDSSPYGSVLADSNGVVRKFEEKSEATSGTTRVNAGVYVLSPSLIGSIPAGRAFSLERDVFPKLAEKGRLRAWIHDGFWYDIGRVSEYVRANRELLEKQESTASKLGGDMEKRRNVVPPAYLGSNVHLGAGARVGPLTILSDRVSLGDQAVVRNSIVFEETVIGQKTIVEDAVIGEKVVIGKGSRVGSGSIIAGQLNVPAGSEVPPNSIVLC, encoded by the coding sequence TTGATACTCGCAGGAGGTTTCGCAACAAGGTTGCGGCCTCTCAGCTGCTCTAAGCCGAAGTTGTTATTTCCGATTGTTGGTGTGCCGCTCGTTGAGTTGATGGCTCGCTGGCTCAGCTCCGGTGGAGTCGACCAAATCATCCTTGCAGTCAATCATCTTTCAGAGAGGTTGAAGGTCGAAGTAGCGCACAGTATAGGAGGCGCGACAGTCACTTTTTCTGCGGAGGAATCTCCGCTAGGAACTGCTGGTCCGATTTTGCTTGCAGCCAACAGGTTGGGCGTGGATGACCCCTTCTTCGTAATAAACGGCGATATAGTAAGCGATATCGACATTAGAGGTATGCTGGCACTTCATCAAGAGAAAAATGCCGACGCAACAATTGCGTTGGTCTCTGTTCGTGATTCCTCTCCATATGGCTCAGTTCTAGCCGATTCCAACGGAGTGGTCAGGAAGTTCGAGGAAAAATCCGAAGCTACTTCAGGTACTACTCGGGTAAACGCGGGAGTGTACGTTCTAAGTCCAAGCTTGATAGGCTCGATTCCAGCCGGCCGAGCCTTCAGCTTGGAGAGAGACGTTTTTCCCAAGCTGGCAGAGAAAGGCCGGTTACGGGCGTGGATCCATGATGGATTCTGGTACGACATTGGTAGAGTTTCGGAATATGTGCGGGCTAACAGAGAGCTCTTGGAGAAGCAAGAGTCTACCGCGAGTAAGCTTGGAGGGGACATGGAGAAGCGGAGAAATGTTGTGCCACCTGCATATTTGGGATCGAATGTACACTTAGGAGCGGGCGCAAGAGTGGGACCGCTAACGATCCTTAGTGACAGAGTGAGTCTAGGGGATCAAGCTGTCGTTCGGAACTCGATAGTGTTTGAAGAAACCGTGATTGGTCAGAAGACGATCGTAGAAGACGCCGTCATCGGTGAGAAAGTGGTAATCGGGAAGGGGTCGAGAGTAGGCAGTGGGTCAATAATTGCAGGACAGCTAAATGTCCCAGCGGGATCAGAGGTGCCTCCTAATTCGATTGTTCTATGTTAG
- the glmM gene encoding phosphoglucosamine mutase, whose translation MARAQRLFGTNGIRGLAGKEIDSAQAFRVGSALGALFPKQRVLVGRDGRISSLTLLEGVAAGLLSQGNDVEDRGLITTPTLEFMVKHTSSSAGVIVTASHNPPEYNGFKIVDSDGIEIPRLKEEKMEALIHRDTWRTSQRPGKRVFREDRIESYFEELESQVIARDRIKNLKIVIDTGNGVAALTTPRLLRNLGASVICINDVIDGDFPGRNSEPRPESLGSLSKIVREEQADLGIAHDGDGDRAIFVDETGIVQPGDRTLALIENELLKSNPGAIIVTPINTSMMVSEIAKKGKGKLILTKVGSIEVSRTVVRVGALLGGEENGGIFYAPHHPVRDGTMAAILVVNAISKNQRPFSKLLDELPKFYMVKEKIPCREGAKDRAISSFKAKLRGRISSSLDGIRVDIEGRGWVLVRASGTEPLLRLYAEGKTENTLQEILNEFRPLVMKAVK comes from the coding sequence ATGGCGAGGGCACAAAGGCTTTTTGGAACAAATGGAATTAGGGGACTCGCTGGAAAAGAGATAGACTCGGCCCAGGCTTTTCGCGTCGGCTCGGCCTTAGGAGCACTGTTTCCTAAACAGAGAGTATTAGTCGGCAGAGATGGTCGAATTTCGAGTTTAACACTGCTCGAAGGAGTTGCGGCGGGTCTGCTATCCCAAGGGAACGATGTGGAGGATCGGGGTTTGATAACTACTCCCACCTTGGAGTTCATGGTAAAGCATACCTCCTCCTCGGCAGGAGTGATTGTAACGGCGAGTCACAACCCACCGGAGTACAATGGATTCAAGATAGTCGATTCTGACGGGATTGAGATTCCCCGTTTGAAAGAAGAGAAGATGGAAGCGCTGATTCATCGGGACACCTGGCGGACGAGCCAACGTCCGGGGAAGCGGGTTTTCAGAGAGGACCGGATAGAATCCTACTTTGAGGAGCTTGAGAGCCAAGTCATTGCAAGAGATAGAATCAAGAATCTGAAGATCGTCATCGATACTGGCAATGGAGTCGCGGCCCTCACCACCCCGAGGTTGCTTAGGAATCTTGGCGCAAGCGTGATTTGTATTAACGATGTGATTGATGGCGATTTCCCCGGTCGGAATTCGGAACCGCGTCCCGAAAGTCTTGGTTCTCTCTCGAAGATTGTAAGAGAAGAACAGGCCGATTTGGGAATCGCTCACGATGGGGATGGCGACAGGGCAATCTTTGTCGACGAGACCGGTATCGTTCAACCCGGCGATCGCACCCTCGCGCTCATTGAGAACGAGTTGTTAAAGAGCAATCCTGGGGCAATAATTGTAACGCCCATCAACACTTCGATGATGGTATCGGAGATCGCTAAGAAAGGAAAGGGCAAACTGATTCTTACTAAAGTAGGCAGCATCGAAGTCTCGAGAACCGTCGTAAGAGTAGGTGCCTTGCTTGGGGGTGAAGAGAACGGAGGAATCTTCTACGCTCCTCATCATCCCGTCAGAGACGGAACAATGGCTGCAATCCTAGTTGTAAACGCAATTTCCAAGAATCAGAGACCCTTTTCCAAGCTCCTGGATGAGCTTCCCAAGTTCTACATGGTTAAGGAGAAAATACCTTGCAGGGAAGGCGCAAAAGATCGCGCAATCAGCTCTTTCAAGGCCAAACTGCGGGGGAGGATATCCAGTAGCCTTGACGGCATTCGGGTGGACATCGAGGGACGAGGATGGGTTCTGGTCAGGGCCAGCGGCACGGAGCCTTTGCTGAGGCTTTACGCTGAAGGGAAAACGGAAAACACTTTACAAGAAATACTGAACGAGTTTCGACCTCTGGTCATGAAAGCGGTAAAGTGA
- a CDS encoding nucleotidyltransferase family protein codes for MKPPKTAVILSGGEGLRLRPITHDIPKGLVKVGGKPLLEWVVEWLQESGVTDLVIGVAYLKEKIIRYFGSGKRFGVSIRYSTHSVEGGTSEGFRLAISRFVDAPSFFALNGDQITDLRLGTIYKNHLEGRPLASVAVVHPRLPFGLVEVDRNGYCKGFVEKPVLDQVFCSMGVYVFDRKVLKYLPMRGDVERTTFPKLAQMKQLKAFRHPGSFITVNSLRELEEADEELKRRSTR; via the coding sequence ATGAAACCCCCCAAGACCGCTGTAATCCTATCCGGAGGCGAAGGACTTAGACTTAGGCCGATCACTCACGATATCCCAAAAGGACTCGTCAAAGTAGGAGGAAAACCCCTCCTCGAATGGGTTGTCGAATGGCTCCAGGAAAGCGGTGTGACCGATCTTGTAATAGGTGTCGCCTATCTGAAGGAGAAAATAATTCGCTACTTCGGATCAGGAAAAAGGTTCGGAGTAAGTATCCGATACAGCACCCATAGCGTAGAAGGTGGAACGAGCGAGGGTTTCCGCCTTGCCATTTCGCGATTTGTCGACGCTCCTTCATTTTTTGCGCTCAACGGGGATCAAATAACGGATCTCAGACTAGGCACAATATACAAGAATCATCTGGAGGGTCGGCCTTTGGCCTCGGTGGCGGTTGTCCACCCTCGGCTTCCCTTCGGTCTCGTCGAGGTTGATCGTAACGGCTACTGCAAGGGATTCGTCGAGAAGCCAGTCTTAGATCAAGTATTCTGCTCGATGGGAGTATACGTTTTCGACCGGAAAGTACTGAAATACCTCCCTATGAGGGGCGATGTTGAACGAACCACGTTTCCGAAACTCGCACAAATGAAGCAGCTAAAAGCGTTCAGACATCCGGGCTCTTTCATCACGGTTAACTCGTTGAGGGAACTAGAGGAAGCTGATGAAGAATTGAAGAGGCGATCGACAAGATGA
- a CDS encoding GDP-mannose 4,6-dehydratase, with amino-acid sequence MNVLITGITGFIGSRLASRLVEDGYNVHGLVRHTSERELGRIRKVVSQVHLIEGDLGTFHSILSAVDASEPEIIFHLGALTPVRLSFDDPYPYIATNFEGTVNLVHAILAEAPNARLIAASTAEVYGWQEGDRPIGESALLNPASPYAVTKSAADQYVQMANRVYHLKGTVLRPINSYGRTGEVGFYTEYLVSKMLAGETCYVGAPDSVRDYMFAEDHVSAYVLSARSPKAIGQVYNVSPGNPVTNSELAKILTTMIGFKGKIVFGSYPPGYPQRPKSQDPQYLVLDNSKISKELNWKPSYSLREGLNQTVEMWKSRDS; translated from the coding sequence ATGAACGTTCTAATCACAGGGATTACCGGTTTCATCGGCTCAAGACTCGCGTCTCGCCTGGTTGAGGATGGGTACAATGTTCATGGGCTAGTCAGACATACATCTGAACGAGAATTAGGTAGAATCAGGAAGGTGGTCTCCCAAGTCCACCTCATCGAGGGGGACCTTGGAACATTTCACTCCATATTATCTGCAGTGGACGCGTCGGAGCCGGAAATAATCTTCCATCTGGGAGCTCTAACCCCGGTCAGACTCTCTTTCGACGATCCGTACCCTTACATCGCCACAAACTTTGAGGGAACGGTAAATCTGGTCCACGCAATTCTTGCGGAGGCGCCGAACGCTCGACTGATCGCAGCGTCGACCGCAGAGGTGTATGGCTGGCAAGAAGGTGACAGGCCTATCGGGGAAAGTGCGTTATTGAACCCAGCTTCTCCTTACGCTGTCACGAAATCGGCGGCAGACCAATACGTTCAGATGGCCAATCGTGTATATCATCTGAAGGGAACCGTGCTGCGTCCTATCAATAGCTATGGAAGGACCGGTGAAGTAGGGTTCTACACAGAATACCTCGTCTCCAAGATGTTGGCTGGAGAAACTTGCTATGTTGGAGCTCCTGACTCTGTCCGAGACTACATGTTTGCGGAAGACCATGTAAGCGCTTACGTCCTATCTGCTAGGTCGCCAAAGGCCATAGGCCAAGTCTACAATGTATCTCCTGGCAACCCTGTCACTAACTCTGAGTTGGCCAAGATTCTGACGACTATGATAGGGTTCAAGGGGAAAATTGTTTTTGGATCTTATCCCCCCGGCTACCCTCAACGACCCAAATCGCAGGACCCGCAATACTTGGTCCTAGACAACTCGAAGATTTCCAAGGAACTCAATTGGAAACCATCCTACAGTCTACGAGAGGGATTGAACCAGACCGTAGAGATGTGGAAGTCTAGAGACAGTTAA
- a CDS encoding glycosyltransferase family 4 protein, whose protein sequence is MKILLVHPRLSVKGGGERVAIHSIIAATKAGHEVHLLAEEFDETSFEDFYGYSGVFNDIKRLYYPAFRSVSGQRGLLYPRLIYNWFQIRRLSSIDSFDLVLSTQDIANVPSTPRPVAQYCYFTESFSHLAVNPSSPIWQLYYKPASEYYRKHVGRVGTLLSVSDYTKGFVKEKWGRDSTTLYPPCPIQDYSEYGGRRGRENLVVTVGRLVPEKGFDLFVDLARLLPETRFLAIASLPEKRSTYYEQLRQGAPDNVSFVLSPLRKVRDILGRAMAYVHCAKGEHFGITIVEAMAAGCVPVVHDSGGPREIVTADVGFRWRDLPTAVGQISALTNDDRLRQRLSTASSARAKRFRPEVFESEMIELFRRFPSRAS, encoded by the coding sequence ATGAAGATACTGCTCGTTCACCCTCGATTGAGCGTTAAGGGCGGGGGAGAGAGAGTTGCCATCCACTCGATCATAGCCGCGACCAAGGCTGGCCATGAAGTTCACCTTCTTGCAGAGGAGTTCGATGAAACCAGTTTTGAGGATTTCTATGGTTACTCCGGGGTCTTCAATGATATCAAACGTTTGTATTATCCCGCATTCAGGTCGGTTTCAGGCCAGCGTGGTCTTCTCTATCCGAGATTGATCTACAATTGGTTTCAGATTAGGAGACTATCGTCGATCGACAGTTTCGATCTTGTTTTGAGCACACAGGACATCGCAAATGTGCCTTCTACCCCCAGGCCCGTGGCGCAGTATTGTTATTTTACAGAAAGCTTCTCACACTTGGCGGTCAATCCATCCTCTCCCATCTGGCAATTATACTACAAGCCAGCGAGCGAATACTACCGCAAGCACGTAGGCCGCGTTGGGACCTTACTCAGCGTGTCGGACTACACGAAAGGATTCGTCAAAGAGAAGTGGGGACGCGATTCCACTACTCTATACCCACCTTGTCCGATTCAAGATTATTCCGAATACGGGGGCCGACGGGGTCGAGAGAACTTGGTAGTGACTGTTGGTCGACTTGTTCCAGAAAAAGGATTTGACTTGTTTGTTGATCTAGCGCGACTCCTCCCTGAAACGAGGTTTCTCGCGATAGCCAGTCTCCCAGAAAAGAGATCGACGTACTATGAGCAGTTGCGCCAGGGAGCACCTGACAATGTGTCCTTCGTTCTCTCCCCTTTGAGGAAGGTTAGAGATATTCTTGGTCGGGCGATGGCCTATGTTCATTGCGCCAAAGGCGAGCATTTCGGAATAACAATCGTCGAGGCTATGGCTGCCGGATGCGTCCCGGTCGTTCATGATAGTGGAGGGCCGAGGGAGATAGTGACTGCGGATGTTGGTTTCCGCTGGCGCGACCTGCCCACAGCCGTGGGCCAGATTTCCGCACTGACGAATGATGACCGTCTCCGGCAGAGGCTTTCGACAGCCTCATCCGCAAGGGCAAAGAGGTTCCGTCCAGAGGTGTTCGAATCAGAAATGATTGAACTCTTCCGACGTTTTCCGTCTCGAGCATCCTAG
- a CDS encoding translation initiation factor: MADVCSTCGLPKDLCVCGTISMEQQTVKVRMEMRKWGKPATIVEGIDGKSVDLPDLATKLKTYCACGGTSKNNAIILQGDHRDKVKKVLVGYGFPEASIELH, translated from the coding sequence ATGGCCGACGTCTGTTCTACCTGCGGCCTTCCAAAAGATCTCTGCGTTTGCGGCACCATCAGCATGGAGCAGCAGACGGTAAAAGTGCGAATGGAGATGCGCAAGTGGGGCAAACCCGCCACTATAGTTGAGGGAATAGACGGAAAGAGCGTTGACCTTCCAGATCTCGCAACGAAACTAAAGACATATTGTGCTTGCGGCGGAACGTCCAAGAACAACGCCATCATTCTTCAAGGAGATCATCGCGACAAGGTGAAAAAAGTCTTAGTTGGATACGGGTTTCCAGAAGCAAGTATAGAACTCCACTAG
- a CDS encoding transcription initiation factor IIB, protein MSTPSPSTHAPKVHVCPECGSLNLIEDFDQGETICQDCGLVLSQNLMSRGPEWRAFTKEEKDERGRVGIPTSFSIHDKGLSTVIDRVNRDAFGRQLPFETRMEMLRLRKWQIRTRVHSSSDRNLAQAMAELDRLTDRLHVPANVKEDSAVVYRKALDSGLVRGRSIAAIAAASLYAACRSSETPRTLKEVASASRIKKKDVARCYRLLLRELEMAMPVEDPIRCISKIASRAEITIQTQQSAIQVLKDARKKGVVAGKDPMGLAAAALYVACVLQGEKKTQKEIAEIANVTEVTVRNRYKGLKDALGLTA, encoded by the coding sequence ATGAGCACACCATCCCCGAGCACACACGCACCAAAAGTTCACGTCTGTCCTGAGTGCGGAAGCCTCAATCTCATAGAAGACTTCGACCAAGGCGAAACGATCTGCCAAGACTGCGGCCTAGTCCTATCGCAGAACTTGATGAGCAGAGGACCCGAATGGCGAGCGTTCACCAAGGAAGAGAAAGATGAGAGGGGACGTGTCGGAATACCCACTTCATTCTCCATCCACGACAAGGGACTCTCAACTGTCATCGATCGAGTCAACAGAGACGCTTTCGGCAGACAACTGCCCTTCGAGACGAGAATGGAGATGCTCCGGCTCCGCAAATGGCAGATCCGAACTCGAGTACACTCATCATCCGATCGCAACCTAGCCCAGGCAATGGCCGAACTGGACCGTCTAACAGACAGACTGCACGTCCCAGCAAACGTCAAAGAAGACTCCGCAGTCGTGTACAGAAAAGCGCTCGACAGTGGGCTAGTGAGAGGCCGTTCAATCGCAGCAATAGCCGCCGCGTCATTGTACGCGGCATGCAGATCCAGCGAGACCCCGAGAACGCTCAAAGAAGTTGCCTCCGCAAGCCGGATCAAGAAAAAAGACGTCGCACGCTGCTATCGCCTCCTGCTCAGAGAGCTAGAGATGGCCATGCCGGTCGAAGATCCTATCCGCTGCATCTCCAAGATCGCAAGCAGAGCAGAAATCACGATACAAACTCAGCAATCAGCAATTCAAGTATTGAAAGACGCCAGAAAAAAGGGCGTCGTAGCCGGCAAAGACCCGATGGGCCTGGCTGCTGCAGCCCTCTATGTCGCCTGCGTCCTCCAGGGCGAGAAAAAGACCCAGAAAGAGATCGCAGAAATCGCCAATGTCACAGAGGTCACCGTCCGAAACAGGTACAAAGGCCTCAAGGACGCACTCGGCCTAACCGCCTGA
- a CDS encoding rhomboid family intramembrane serine protease, translating into MTSPTVVFSLTLICVYVAIGFLVGDFVSPISILPNSRLLQVLVQCDGPLPFYPWTLVTSIFLHASVIHIASNILFLLLFGSILEEQVTKTRWITTFFLTGVAGSLTFVGSDLAGFLLTNFPNPSSLSCGVGASGAVYGIMGAATGLRGVILIIFIAGLDIFAGGGFFAHIGGLITGLLLRRFWNSDLKNF; encoded by the coding sequence TTGACCTCTCCAACTGTTGTCTTTTCCCTCACACTCATTTGCGTTTATGTGGCGATTGGATTCTTGGTAGGAGACTTCGTCAGCCCTATCTCCATTCTCCCAAATTCAAGGCTGCTCCAGGTTCTTGTCCAGTGCGACGGTCCCTTACCTTTCTATCCTTGGACATTGGTGACTTCGATCTTTCTTCATGCAAGTGTGATTCACATCGCGAGCAACATCCTATTCCTGTTGCTCTTTGGCTCCATACTTGAGGAACAAGTTACGAAGACTCGTTGGATAACAACTTTTTTCCTCACCGGTGTTGCCGGAAGCCTCACCTTCGTCGGGTCTGATCTCGCAGGCTTTCTTCTAACCAACTTCCCTAACCCGTCCTCTTTGAGTTGTGGCGTGGGAGCATCGGGCGCAGTCTACGGAATAATGGGAGCTGCAACAGGGCTTAGAGGCGTCATTCTGATCATATTCATCGCTGGCTTGGATATCTTTGCAGGCGGGGGCTTCTTCGCACACATCGGAGGTCTTATCACCGGGCTTCTTCTTCGACGATTCTGGAACTCGGACCTCAAGAACTTCTAG